The Chryseobacterium suipulveris genome window below encodes:
- a CDS encoding DUF2851 family protein, with protein sequence MTEKLLQYLWNFKIFNSFDFKDVEGNPLEIIDFGKWNFDSGPDFLFSKIKTKDLVLAGNIELHLKSSDWIFHQHSGNPEFENMILHAVFNHDVEIAELTERNIPTLELKDYIDQSLLWKYESLLDENQFIPCEKIFDPKKIPFAFYDESLLNKLDGKSIEIEEALIKNKNNYEAVLFQNLAYAFGLKINAQIFRQIAESIDFTLINKIRQNQTQLEALLYGICGWLENPEDEQMKIWKREFDFLQNKFQLTDFRIPPKFSKLRPPNFPTLRLSQLASLYHLNQNLFSKLVYAKNIGEIYKIFDEVKASDYWNNRFNFGKISSVEGEKTLTKDFVDLVLLNAVLPIKYTYHKNFEENISDEILDFYRNIAPEKNTIIDGWKKLGLPVNNALESQALLFHYKNFCQRKDCLNCGIGLQLLRKG encoded by the coding sequence GTGACCGAAAAACTCCTTCAATATCTTTGGAATTTCAAAATTTTCAACAGTTTTGATTTTAAGGATGTGGAAGGAAATCCACTTGAAATCATCGATTTCGGAAAATGGAATTTCGATTCGGGTCCCGATTTTCTATTCAGTAAAATCAAAACGAAAGATTTAGTTTTAGCGGGTAACATTGAGCTGCATTTGAAATCTTCGGACTGGATTTTCCACCAGCATTCGGGGAATCCAGAGTTTGAGAATATGATTCTCCACGCAGTGTTTAACCATGATGTGGAGATCGCCGAACTCACCGAAAGAAATATTCCAACCCTCGAACTGAAAGATTACATCGACCAAAGTCTCTTGTGGAAATACGAATCGCTTCTCGACGAAAACCAGTTCATTCCCTGCGAAAAAATCTTTGACCCAAAGAAAATTCCATTTGCTTTTTATGATGAATCGCTTTTGAACAAACTCGACGGAAAATCAATAGAAATCGAGGAAGCTTTGATCAAAAACAAGAATAATTATGAAGCCGTACTCTTTCAGAATTTGGCGTATGCTTTTGGGTTAAAGATTAACGCGCAGATTTTTAGGCAGATTGCGGAAAGCATCGATTTTACCCTCATCAACAAAATAAGACAGAACCAAACCCAGCTCGAAGCACTGCTTTACGGCATTTGCGGATGGCTCGAAAATCCCGAAGACGAGCAGATGAAAATCTGGAAACGGGAATTTGACTTCCTTCAAAACAAGTTTCAGTTAACCGATTTTCGGATTCCGCCGAAGTTTTCGAAACTTCGTCCACCAAACTTTCCAACGCTAAGATTATCGCAGTTGGCGTCGCTTTACCATTTAAATCAAAACCTTTTCTCCAAACTGGTTTACGCAAAAAACATCGGTGAAATCTACAAGATTTTTGATGAGGTGAAAGCAAGCGATTACTGGAACAACCGTTTCAACTTTGGTAAAATTTCTTCGGTTGAGGGGGAAAAAACTTTAACTAAAGATTTCGTTGACCTTGTTTTGTTAAATGCAGTGTTGCCCATCAAATATACTTACCACAAAAATTTCGAAGAAAACATCAGCGACGAAATCCTTGATTTCTACCGAAATATCGCTCCCGAAAAAAACACCATCATCGATGGCTGGAAAAAACTCGGACTTCCAGTCAACAATGCCCTTGAAAGTCAGGCACTGCTTTTTCACTACAAAAATTTCTGTCAAAGAAAGGATTGCCTGAACTGTGGAATCGGACTGCAGCTTCTTAGAAAAGGATAA
- the deoD gene encoding purine-nucleoside phosphorylase gives MSVHIAAKIGEIAKTVLQPGDPLRAKYIAENFLTDIKLVSQTRNIFYFTGLYKGKEVSVGASGMGAPSIGIYSYELFTEYDVETIIRIGTCGAYTTDLTLFDVLNVENAASESTYAKFAWGIEDELIANQGISFEKINETAKELSLETKSVNIHTSDIFYRKDPAIPAIATKYNCPAVEMEAFALFANARYLGKNASTILTVSDIIPTREQISADQRERALRTMMELALETTVKL, from the coding sequence ATGAGTGTACATATCGCCGCCAAGATAGGAGAAATCGCCAAAACTGTGTTGCAACCTGGTGATCCGTTAAGAGCCAAATATATTGCCGAAAATTTTCTGACAGACATTAAATTGGTTAGTCAAACAAGAAATATCTTTTATTTCACGGGACTTTACAAAGGGAAAGAAGTTTCAGTTGGAGCAAGCGGAATGGGAGCTCCGAGTATCGGGATTTATTCCTACGAACTTTTTACCGAATACGATGTGGAGACCATTATCCGAATCGGAACTTGCGGTGCATATACAACCGACCTTACATTATTTGATGTTTTGAATGTGGAAAATGCAGCGAGCGAATCGACCTATGCAAAATTTGCTTGGGGAATCGAGGACGAGCTGATTGCCAATCAGGGTATTTCTTTCGAAAAAATTAATGAAACAGCGAAAGAACTTTCTTTAGAAACGAAGTCGGTAAATATTCATACGAGTGATATTTTCTACAGAAAAGATCCCGCAATTCCTGCAATCGCAACGAAATACAATTGTCCCGCCGTAGAAATGGAGGCATTCGCACTGTTTGCCAACGCACGATACCTGGGTAAAAACGCTTCGACGATTCTTACGGTTTCAGACATAATTCCGACCCGCGAACAGATTTCTGCCGATCAGCGCGAAAGAGCTTTAAGAACAATGATGGAGCTTGCTTTGGAGACAACGGTGAAACTTTAG
- a CDS encoding aconitate hydratase yields the protein MTFDIDMIKKVYERYPERIAKAREVVGKPLTLAEKILYTHLWEGNATQAYERGNSYVDFAPDRVAMQDATAQMALLQFMQAGKAKVAVPSTAHADHLIQAKVGAEKDLQESLNKNSEVFNFLSSVCDKYGIGFWKPGAGIIHQVVLENYAFPGGMMIGTDSHTVNAGGLGMVAIGVGGADAVDVMAGMAWELKMPKLIGVKLTGRMNGWTSAKDIILKVAGILTVKGGTGCIIEYFGEGAQSLSATGKGTICNMGAEVGATTSTFGYDDSMRRYLAATGRQDVVDAADKIAEHLTGDAEVYANPQQYFDQVIEIDLDKLTPHLNGPFTPDLATPVAEFHDKAVANGWPIDVEWALIGSCTNSSYEDLSRAASIVEDAFAKGVKPKAILGINPGSEQVKFTAERDGFLDSFRKFENARIFTNACGPCIGQWDREGSEKEEKNSIIHSFNRNFAKRADGNPNTHAFVASPEMVAAVAISGRLDFNPITDTLTNEAGEQVKLDEPKGSELPAKGFAVDDNGYQAPSADGSSVQVNVSPTSDRLQILEEFPAWDGLNITGAKVLIKAFGKCTTDHISMAGPWLKYRGHLDNISNNMLIGAVNAYNMETNKVKNLLTGEYGEVPAVQRAYKAAGIPSIVVGDENYGEGSSREHAAMEPRHLGVKAVLVKSFARIHETNLKKQGMLGLTFANKADYDKIQEDDTVNFLDLDQFAPGKPLTLEFVHADGSKDTVVANHTYNEQQIEWFKAGSALNLIKQMEAN from the coding sequence ATGACTTTTGACATTGATATGATTAAGAAAGTGTACGAACGCTATCCCGAAAGAATTGCGAAAGCGAGAGAAGTTGTGGGAAAACCGCTTACACTTGCAGAAAAAATTCTCTACACGCACCTTTGGGAAGGAAACGCGACACAAGCTTATGAAAGAGGAAATTCTTATGTAGATTTCGCTCCGGACAGAGTGGCAATGCAGGATGCGACCGCGCAAATGGCGCTTCTTCAGTTTATGCAGGCCGGAAAAGCAAAGGTTGCAGTGCCTTCTACCGCACACGCCGATCACTTGATTCAGGCAAAAGTGGGTGCTGAAAAGGATTTGCAGGAGTCATTAAACAAAAACTCTGAAGTTTTCAATTTCCTCAGTTCGGTTTGCGACAAGTACGGAATCGGATTCTGGAAACCGGGAGCAGGAATCATCCACCAAGTGGTTTTAGAAAATTATGCATTTCCAGGAGGAATGATGATCGGAACCGACTCACACACCGTAAATGCAGGTGGATTGGGAATGGTCGCGATCGGTGTTGGTGGTGCAGATGCAGTTGACGTGATGGCAGGAATGGCATGGGAACTGAAAATGCCGAAACTGATCGGAGTGAAACTTACCGGTAGAATGAATGGCTGGACTTCGGCAAAAGATATTATCCTAAAAGTAGCAGGAATTCTAACCGTGAAAGGTGGTACCGGCTGCATCATCGAATATTTCGGCGAAGGAGCGCAGTCGCTTTCCGCAACAGGAAAAGGAACCATCTGTAATATGGGAGCAGAAGTGGGAGCTACGACTTCAACTTTCGGTTATGATGATTCGATGAGAAGATACCTTGCTGCAACCGGAAGACAAGACGTAGTAGATGCTGCTGATAAAATTGCAGAACATTTGACCGGTGATGCCGAAGTTTATGCAAACCCACAACAATATTTTGACCAGGTAATTGAAATCGACCTCGACAAATTGACTCCACATTTGAACGGACCTTTTACACCGGATTTAGCGACTCCAGTTGCAGAATTCCACGATAAGGCAGTTGCGAACGGTTGGCCAATCGACGTTGAATGGGCGCTGATTGGTTCTTGTACCAATTCATCTTACGAAGATTTGTCAAGAGCGGCTTCCATTGTTGAAGATGCTTTCGCAAAAGGAGTGAAACCAAAAGCAATCCTTGGAATTAACCCTGGTTCTGAGCAGGTGAAGTTCACTGCAGAAAGAGACGGTTTCCTTGATTCTTTCAGAAAATTCGAAAATGCCAGAATCTTTACCAACGCTTGCGGACCGTGTATCGGACAGTGGGACAGAGAGGGTTCTGAGAAAGAGGAGAAAAACTCCATCATCCATTCCTTCAACAGAAACTTCGCAAAAAGAGCCGACGGAAATCCAAACACCCACGCTTTCGTAGCTTCGCCGGAAATGGTTGCCGCAGTTGCGATTTCAGGAAGATTAGACTTTAATCCGATCACAGATACTTTGACCAACGAAGCAGGTGAACAGGTGAAACTCGACGAGCCAAAAGGTTCCGAGCTTCCTGCAAAAGGTTTCGCGGTAGATGACAATGGTTATCAAGCGCCATCTGCAGACGGTTCCTCTGTTCAGGTGAATGTAAGTCCGACTTCTGACCGACTTCAGATTTTGGAGGAATTCCCAGCTTGGGACGGACTCAATATTACGGGAGCAAAAGTTTTAATCAAAGCTTTCGGAAAATGTACAACCGACCACATTTCAATGGCGGGTCCTTGGTTGAAATACAGAGGTCACCTCGACAATATTTCCAACAATATGTTGATTGGTGCAGTAAACGCCTACAACATGGAAACTAACAAGGTGAAAAATCTACTGACCGGTGAATACGGTGAAGTTCCTGCAGTTCAGAGAGCTTACAAAGCAGCAGGAATTCCTTCTATCGTGGTGGGCGACGAAAACTACGGCGAAGGTTCTTCCAGAGAGCACGCTGCAATGGAGCCGAGACATCTTGGTGTAAAAGCGGTTTTAGTAAAATCCTTCGCACGTATCCACGAAACCAACCTGAAGAAACAGGGAATGCTTGGATTGACTTTTGCCAACAAAGCAGATTATGACAAAATCCAGGAGGACGATACCGTGAACTTCCTTGATCTCGACCAATTTGCGCCAGGAAAACCATTGACTTTGGAATTCGTTCATGCCGACGGAAGCAAAGACACCGTTGTTGCAAACCATACTTACAACGAGCAGCAGATCGAATGGTTCAAAGCGGGATCCGCACTGAACCTGATCAAGCAGATGGAAGCCAATTAA
- the bshA gene encoding N-acetyl-alpha-D-glucosaminyl L-malate synthase BshA: MKIGILCYPTYGGSGIVATELGMSLANKGYEVHFISSNLPARLDITNPNIFFHKVNVQTYPLFQYQPYDIALSSMIYRVVNLYKLDLLHAHYAIPYAYAAFTAKQMLKEEGKDIPLVTTLHGTDITLVGQHPSYKHAVEFSINQSDTVTSVSESLKADTLKFFNIRKDIQVITNFIDNTEFHEDMICQRKQFAAADEKILIHVSNLRPVKRVEEVLQIFKNVHAKVKSMLIIIGEGPDMEKINEFMEENPDLIGKIRLLGKVNDLYRILQLSDVFLLPSEQESFGLAALEAMAANTPVISSNAGGIPEVNIQGETGYLAEIGNVEAMSNYTIKLLRDEKLLAKMKHNAKEQAMRFDLKNILPLYEKMYEETIKNFEN, encoded by the coding sequence ATGAAAATCGGAATACTCTGTTACCCAACCTACGGCGGAAGTGGAATCGTCGCTACAGAACTGGGAATGTCACTCGCCAACAAAGGTTATGAGGTGCACTTCATCTCCAGCAACCTTCCAGCACGTCTCGACATCACGAATCCCAATATTTTTTTCCATAAAGTGAATGTGCAGACTTATCCGCTGTTCCAGTATCAACCGTATGATATTGCGCTTTCGTCGATGATTTACCGCGTCGTGAATCTGTACAAACTTGACCTGCTTCACGCGCATTACGCGATTCCGTATGCATATGCGGCGTTCACAGCGAAGCAGATGCTGAAGGAAGAGGGAAAAGATATTCCTTTGGTGACGACGCTTCACGGAACAGACATTACCTTGGTTGGTCAACATCCGAGTTATAAGCACGCGGTGGAGTTTTCCATAAACCAGAGCGATACCGTAACTTCAGTTTCCGAAAGCTTGAAAGCCGATACCTTGAAATTCTTCAACATCAGGAAAGATATTCAGGTCATCACCAATTTCATCGACAATACCGAGTTTCACGAGGACATGATTTGCCAAAGAAAGCAGTTCGCCGCTGCTGACGAAAAAATTCTGATACACGTTTCGAACCTTCGTCCAGTAAAGAGAGTGGAGGAGGTTTTGCAGATTTTCAAGAATGTCCATGCGAAAGTGAAATCCATGCTCATCATTATCGGTGAAGGTCCCGATATGGAAAAAATCAACGAGTTTATGGAAGAAAATCCAGACCTGATCGGGAAAATCCGTTTGTTGGGGAAAGTGAACGATTTGTACAGAATTCTGCAGCTTTCCGATGTTTTCCTGCTTCCGTCGGAACAGGAAAGTTTTGGTTTGGCGGCACTGGAAGCGATGGCTGCAAACACTCCCGTAATTTCATCCAACGCGGGCGGAATTCCTGAAGTGAATATTCAGGGAGAAACGGGTTATCTTGCCGAAATCGGAAATGTGGAGGCGATGAGCAACTATACCATCAAACTTCTTAGGGACGAAAAACTCCTTGCAAAAATGAAACACAACGCCAAAGAACAGGCAATGCGTTTTGATTTAAAGAATATTCTCCCGCTGTACGAAAAAATGTATGAGGAGACGATTAAGAATTTTGAAAATTAA
- a CDS encoding outer membrane beta-barrel family protein → MNRIFAATAFLFSLNFISAQEKPKSEPKEKQIEGVTIVSTKKAVEQKADRTIFDFSEQPHLNSGSLMEGVKKLPGLIVSDVAGMLYQGKMLQVYMDGRPLNISTNELNAFLEGMPANSVERIEIITQPGAEFPATSGGAILNIITSKTARNYLTATYSGNYNFTSYDKFRHRVNNSMSLNSRNKYFGWQLNFGQNYRESMMNGDQDGLVLSNTDRIMRGYFAKSALTFELGVDRLLLNYDFYHNNNDNLTKSDGRFQSVPYHSEDFANTLIDRHEAVATYQKRFDDKNRKLDFKLAYSNAKNDFSQNNILRVPPISTQNLENGSMMNNVNFKVDYSQPVKILDEGKVSFGGLYDRQTFETESRNLTNLDYQRQTAASYLELQAKLKKFDFIVGTRAEDYDISGNTRIDSLGTVKEKDLTPFKKFKFFPNASIQYNFMKQVYFALNYNKKITLPSVSVLNPNNTTFSGPNSQAGGNPLLQPTIYDNFEAKISAFDYAFLGYSVSVAKNQVVQKITREGDVIRTSQANVSEMKIHNFNLGVPIPFMLFSKPFNEIMKFNFNPDKINFMYLYAGYQKHELPDIKTNGFFMFNIMTQLILPKEIKFVANYSYLTPNAGYYYFVADKPFNNSLDLNVSKKFLDNRLTVSLYADDIFNSQKMALHSVAQTPFVYLSQKYDSRRFGISVNYKIPTRNKLAKEDPNLLNKDKKEEGGLMNQGQ, encoded by the coding sequence ATGAACCGAATTTTCGCAGCAACAGCTTTTCTTTTTTCATTAAACTTCATCAGCGCACAGGAAAAACCAAAATCCGAACCAAAAGAAAAACAGATCGAGGGAGTCACCATCGTTTCCACCAAAAAAGCCGTTGAGCAAAAAGCCGACCGCACCATTTTCGATTTCTCGGAACAGCCGCATCTGAACTCTGGAAGTTTGATGGAGGGCGTGAAGAAACTTCCCGGACTGATCGTTTCCGATGTCGCTGGAATGCTTTACCAGGGAAAAATGCTGCAGGTGTATATGGATGGTCGTCCGCTGAATATTTCTACCAACGAACTCAACGCTTTCCTCGAAGGAATGCCCGCAAACTCCGTGGAAAGGATTGAAATCATTACCCAACCCGGAGCTGAATTTCCTGCAACTTCAGGCGGCGCAATTCTGAACATCATCACTTCTAAAACTGCGAGAAATTATTTAACCGCAACGTATTCAGGGAACTACAACTTTACCAGTTACGATAAATTTCGTCACAGAGTCAATAATTCAATGAGCTTGAATTCCAGAAATAAGTATTTCGGATGGCAGCTGAATTTCGGGCAAAACTACCGTGAAAGTATGATGAACGGTGATCAGGACGGTTTGGTGCTTTCGAATACCGACCGGATTATGCGCGGTTATTTTGCGAAAAGTGCGCTCACTTTCGAATTGGGTGTTGACCGGCTTTTGTTGAATTACGACTTTTACCACAACAATAACGACAACCTTACCAAAAGTGATGGTCGTTTCCAGAGCGTTCCTTATCATTCCGAAGATTTTGCGAACACGCTTATTGACCGTCATGAAGCGGTTGCAACCTACCAGAAAAGATTCGACGACAAAAACAGAAAACTCGATTTCAAGTTGGCGTATTCTAATGCCAAAAATGACTTTAGCCAAAATAATATTCTGCGTGTACCACCGATTTCCACCCAAAACCTGGAGAACGGATCGATGATGAACAACGTTAACTTTAAAGTGGATTATTCACAGCCCGTGAAAATACTTGACGAAGGAAAAGTGAGTTTTGGCGGACTCTACGATAGACAGACTTTCGAAACGGAAAGCAGAAATCTCACCAACCTCGACTATCAAAGGCAAACCGCGGCTTCGTACCTTGAACTTCAGGCAAAACTGAAAAAGTTCGACTTCATCGTGGGAACTAGAGCCGAAGATTACGATATTTCGGGAAATACCCGCATCGACAGTTTGGGAACGGTGAAGGAAAAAGATTTAACACCGTTTAAGAAATTCAAGTTTTTCCCCAATGCGAGTATTCAGTACAACTTTATGAAACAAGTGTATTTCGCGCTAAACTATAACAAGAAAATTACGCTTCCGAGTGTATCGGTGCTCAATCCTAACAATACCACTTTCTCGGGTCCCAATTCACAGGCAGGAGGAAATCCGCTTTTGCAGCCCACGATTTATGATAATTTCGAGGCGAAAATTAGCGCGTTCGATTATGCATTCCTCGGTTATAGTGTAAGCGTCGCAAAAAATCAGGTGGTGCAGAAAATTACCAGAGAAGGCGATGTCATCAGAACTTCACAAGCCAACGTTTCCGAAATGAAGATCCACAATTTCAACCTTGGTGTACCGATTCCGTTTATGCTTTTCAGCAAGCCATTTAACGAGATTATGAAGTTCAACTTCAATCCCGACAAGATCAATTTTATGTATCTGTACGCTGGTTACCAAAAACACGAGCTTCCCGATATCAAGACGAATGGTTTCTTTATGTTCAATATAATGACTCAGCTGATTTTGCCTAAAGAAATCAAGTTTGTGGCGAATTACAGCTATCTGACTCCGAATGCGGGTTATTACTATTTTGTGGCGGATAAACCTTTTAATAATTCACTCGACCTCAACGTTTCCAAGAAATTTCTGGACAACCGTTTGACAGTTTCCCTTTATGCGGACGACATTTTCAATTCGCAAAAAATGGCGCTTCATTCTGTCGCGCAGACTCCGTTTGTATATTTGAGCCAAAAGTACGATTCCCGCAGATTCGGAATTTCCGTGAATTACAAAATTCCTACCCGAAACAAACTGGCGAAAGAAGATCCGAACCTTTTAAACAAAGACAAAAAAGAGGAGGGAGGATTGATGAATCAAGGGCAGTAA
- a CDS encoding glycoside hydrolase family 3 protein, whose product MKNFKSQILVLTVLLFVAKFQSQYQPKNLSKADLKKANEWVDKTYNSLSQDEKLGQLFIIALYTNKGEDYITNVRNIVVNEKIGGLILMQDDAAREINLVNEFQQKSKVPLMIGMDAEWGLFQRIAAAHKFPWAMTLGAIQDKSLIAEMSAKIAEDCHRMGINWDFAPVVDVNTNPDNPIIGNRSFGSEVENVVKSASAYSDGLQNHQILAAIKHFPGHGDTSTDSHHDLPVVSHDLNRLNSVELAPFKTLMNKGIGGVMVAHLYVPALESGKNIPASVSKNIITGLLKEKLGYKGLIITDALNMGAVAKRYKPGELDALAFKAGNDIMLFSDGVKEGKRLIQLAIDNKEIPQQRVEESVKKILLTKYFLGLHEYQPRNPENINQDLNNESHKKIVQKMYSNALTLLKDEKKLLPLNCKETYYYVPLEEAPYQTFLDQLNLGTTVIIKNANEISTIPANSKVIVGFHKDNSTAYKPYKISDASKKILADLSKNQNVILNVFGSAYALIDVDISKVSTVLVSYENNDDSMVATANALNGKTKIWGRLPVLVNDKLKAGMGVDLDSSTKNKNSKTVVE is encoded by the coding sequence ATGAAAAACTTCAAAAGTCAAATCTTAGTTCTAACAGTTTTATTATTTGTGGCGAAATTCCAGTCGCAGTACCAACCGAAGAATCTTTCCAAAGCCGATTTAAAGAAAGCGAACGAATGGGTTGACAAAACCTACAACTCACTTTCCCAAGACGAAAAATTGGGACAGCTTTTCATCATTGCGCTTTACACCAACAAGGGTGAAGATTATATTACCAATGTGCGAAACATCGTGGTTAATGAAAAAATTGGCGGACTGATTCTGATGCAGGATGACGCGGCAAGGGAAATTAATCTGGTTAATGAATTCCAGCAAAAATCCAAAGTTCCGTTAATGATCGGGATGGATGCAGAATGGGGACTTTTCCAAAGAATTGCAGCGGCACACAAATTTCCGTGGGCAATGACTTTGGGGGCGATTCAGGACAAATCCCTCATTGCTGAAATGTCGGCAAAAATCGCGGAAGACTGCCACAGAATGGGTATCAACTGGGATTTTGCGCCAGTTGTCGATGTCAACACGAATCCAGACAACCCGATTATCGGCAACAGAAGTTTCGGTTCCGAGGTTGAGAATGTCGTAAAATCTGCTTCGGCGTATTCCGACGGATTGCAGAATCACCAAATTTTGGCGGCGATCAAACATTTCCCGGGACACGGCGACACCAGCACCGATTCGCATCACGATCTCCCCGTTGTTTCCCACGATTTGAACCGTTTGAATTCCGTGGAACTTGCACCGTTCAAAACTTTGATGAATAAAGGAATTGGTGGAGTAATGGTCGCTCACCTTTACGTTCCGGCTTTGGAATCGGGGAAAAATATCCCGGCTTCGGTTTCAAAAAACATCATCACAGGTTTGCTTAAAGAAAAGCTCGGCTACAAAGGACTCATCATTACCGACGCACTGAATATGGGAGCCGTTGCGAAACGCTATAAGCCAGGAGAACTCGACGCGCTTGCTTTCAAAGCGGGGAACGACATTATGCTTTTTTCTGACGGAGTGAAGGAAGGAAAACGCCTGATCCAGCTCGCCATCGACAATAAGGAAATCCCACAGCAAAGAGTGGAGGAAAGTGTAAAGAAAATCTTGCTTACCAAATATTTTCTGGGACTTCACGAATACCAACCGAGAAATCCCGAAAATATTAACCAAGATTTGAACAACGAATCGCACAAGAAAATCGTTCAGAAGATGTATTCCAACGCTTTGACTTTGTTAAAGGATGAGAAAAAACTGCTGCCGCTGAACTGTAAGGAAACTTATTATTATGTACCGCTGGAAGAAGCTCCTTATCAGACCTTTCTCGACCAGCTCAATTTGGGAACGACCGTCATTATTAAGAATGCCAACGAAATATCGACCATTCCTGCAAACTCGAAAGTGATCGTGGGTTTTCATAAGGACAATTCCACAGCGTATAAACCTTATAAAATTTCGGATGCATCGAAAAAGATTTTGGCGGATTTAAGTAAAAATCAAAATGTGATTCTGAATGTTTTCGGCTCTGCGTATGCTTTAATTGATGTGGATATTTCTAAAGTTTCCACCGTTTTGGTGAGCTACGAAAACAACGACGATTCAATGGTTGCCACAGCAAATGCTTTAAACGGGAAAACTAAAATTTGGGGAAGACTGCCTGTTTTGGTCAACGACAAGCTGAAAGCTGGAATGGGAGTGGATTTGGATTCATCGACAAAAAACAAGAATAGCAAAACAGTGGTCGAATAG
- a CDS encoding DUF2752 domain-containing protein: protein MISVAVILILGAAYFFFNPAENPFFPSCPFKSATGLDCPGCGSQRAVHELLHLNFKSAFIHNPLIVVAIPVSFLYLIFSIDAVKNRFPKLYRLLFNRISFYIFAVIVLLFFIFRNM from the coding sequence ATGATTTCTGTTGCCGTAATTTTGATTTTAGGCGCGGCATATTTTTTCTTTAATCCGGCAGAAAACCCGTTCTTTCCGTCATGTCCTTTTAAGTCAGCGACAGGGTTAGATTGCCCCGGTTGCGGTTCGCAGCGAGCGGTTCACGAGTTGCTGCATCTGAATTTTAAGAGTGCCTTCATTCATAATCCACTGATTGTTGTGGCGATCCCCGTTTCATTTCTTTACCTAATCTTTAGTATTGATGCTGTAAAGAATAGATTTCCAAAGCTCTACCGCTTGTTATTCAACAGGATCTCATTCTACATTTTTGCCGTAATCGTGTTGCTCTTTTTTATTTTTCGAAATATGTAA